A window of the Kineosporia sp. NBRC 101731 genome harbors these coding sequences:
- a CDS encoding cytochrome bc complex cytochrome b subunit, protein MSDSAINKVGATTGNWLDERLGASGVVKGFSRKVFPDHWSFMLGEIALYSFVILLLSGTFLTFFFIPSAAEVTYDGPYTTLAGQTVSEAFDSTMRLSFEVRGGLLMRQIHHWAALIFVVSMIVHMFRIFFTGAFRKPREINWVIGMILAILAVIEGFLGYSLPDDLLSGNGLRIAQGIVLGIPVVGSYVSFFLFGGGFPGEAFIPRFYTLHVLLIPAIMLALITFHLILVVVHKHTQYPGPGKTNSNVVGFPLFPIYTAKAGGFFFIVFGVTALMGALFTINGIWVYGPYDPSPIGAGAQPDFYMGFLDGAVRIMPGFVEFTVWGHTVSPNIFLPTLVLPGLMVTPALLYPWIEAWVTGDKREHHLLDRPRNQPTRTGLGVMAITLYVLLWISGGNDIVATHLHLSINDITHVLRVIVFVFPPLAYVITKRICLGLQRKDREKVLHGRETGRVFRTEEGEVFELHAPLSANDRWLLVGFDSPEPAQALSATDSSGVRRPGGALEKVREKISKFYFEDRVAPVTPAELAEAHHHGDHEEISASGGGDEKHAISSGH, encoded by the coding sequence ATGAGCGACAGTGCTATCAACAAGGTCGGAGCCACGACCGGAAACTGGCTCGACGAGCGCCTCGGCGCCTCGGGTGTGGTCAAGGGCTTCTCACGCAAGGTCTTCCCCGACCACTGGTCGTTCATGCTGGGTGAGATCGCGCTGTACAGCTTCGTCATCCTGCTGCTGAGCGGAACGTTCCTGACGTTCTTCTTCATCCCCAGCGCAGCCGAGGTCACCTACGACGGGCCCTACACCACGCTCGCCGGGCAGACCGTCTCCGAGGCGTTCGACTCGACGATGCGCCTCTCGTTCGAGGTCCGTGGCGGTCTGCTCATGCGGCAGATCCACCACTGGGCGGCGCTGATCTTCGTCGTCTCGATGATCGTGCACATGTTCCGGATCTTCTTCACCGGCGCGTTCCGCAAGCCGCGGGAGATCAACTGGGTCATCGGCATGATCCTGGCCATCCTGGCGGTCATCGAGGGCTTCCTCGGTTACTCCCTGCCGGACGACCTGCTCTCCGGTAACGGCCTGCGCATCGCCCAGGGCATCGTCCTGGGTATCCCGGTGGTCGGCTCGTACGTCAGCTTCTTCCTCTTCGGGGGCGGGTTCCCCGGCGAGGCGTTCATCCCGCGCTTCTACACGCTGCACGTGCTGCTGATCCCGGCCATCATGCTGGCCCTGATCACGTTCCACCTGATCCTGGTCGTCGTGCACAAGCACACGCAGTACCCCGGCCCGGGCAAGACGAACAGCAACGTGGTCGGCTTCCCGCTGTTCCCGATCTACACGGCCAAGGCCGGCGGGTTCTTCTTCATCGTGTTCGGCGTCACCGCCCTGATGGGTGCCCTGTTCACCATCAACGGCATCTGGGTCTACGGTCCGTACGACCCGTCACCGATCGGCGCCGGCGCCCAGCCCGACTTCTACATGGGCTTCCTCGACGGCGCGGTGCGCATCATGCCGGGCTTCGTGGAGTTCACGGTCTGGGGTCACACGGTCTCGCCGAACATCTTCCTGCCGACCCTGGTGCTGCCGGGTCTGATGGTGACGCCGGCGTTGCTGTACCCGTGGATCGAGGCCTGGGTCACCGGTGACAAGCGCGAGCACCACCTGCTCGACCGCCCGCGGAACCAGCCGACCCGTACCGGTCTCGGCGTCATGGCGATCACGCTGTACGTGCTCCTGTGGATCAGTGGTGGTAACGACATCGTCGCCACGCACCTGCACCTGTCGATCAACGACATCACGCACGTGCTGCGGGTCATCGTGTTCGTCTTCCCGCCGCTGGCCTACGTGATCACCAAGCGCATCTGTCTGGGTCTGCAGCGCAAGGACCGCGAGAAGGTGCTGCACGGTCGCGAGACCGGCCGCGTCTTCCGTACGGAGGAGGGTGAGGTGTTCGAGCTGCACGCCCCGCTCTCCGCCAACGACCGCTGGCTGCTCGTCGGCTTCGACTCCCCGGAGCCGGCCCAGGCCCTCTCGGCCACGGACTCCTCCGGTGTCCGCCGTCCGGGCGGTGCGCTGGAGAAGGTGCGCGAGAAGATCAGCAAGTTCTACTTCGAGGACCGGGTCGCCCCGGTGACCCCGGCCGAGCTGGCCGAGGCCCACCACCACGGCGACCACGAGGAGATCTCCGCCAGCGGCGGTGGCGACGAGAAGCACGCCATCAGCAGCGGGCACTGA
- a CDS encoding Rieske 2Fe-2S domain-containing protein, protein MADTDPKAAKRAERQVAFLFVLSMVGTLVMIVGYFAVKMDHELGFIDYLNRLELSNKLLGIGMAVSLLGIGVGAVHWAKTLMPDEERIDYRHLQRGSDEVRAEAVDMLATGVEESGFARRPLIRNTLIGAMALFPLPGLILFRDTGPLPGKYLATTFWKAGDRLMLDPEGGPIKASDMVLGSVAHVLPEGIEESEHPLNEKAKAAVLLIRLEEDLLAPESLPGAHGGIVAYSKICTHMGCPVALYEQRTHHLLCPCHQSTFDLTQNCKVIFGPAKRALPQLAITVDDEGYLVAAAPFSEPTGPSYWERS, encoded by the coding sequence ATGGCCGACACCGACCCGAAGGCCGCCAAGCGCGCCGAGCGTCAGGTCGCCTTCCTCTTCGTGCTGTCGATGGTCGGCACGCTGGTCATGATCGTCGGCTACTTCGCCGTGAAGATGGACCACGAGCTGGGCTTCATCGACTACCTCAACCGGCTCGAGCTGTCGAACAAGCTGCTCGGTATCGGTATGGCGGTCTCGCTGCTCGGTATCGGCGTCGGCGCGGTGCACTGGGCCAAGACCCTCATGCCCGACGAGGAGCGCATCGACTACCGGCACCTGCAGCGCGGTTCGGACGAGGTCCGCGCCGAGGCCGTCGACATGCTGGCGACCGGTGTCGAGGAGAGCGGGTTCGCCCGCCGTCCGCTGATCCGCAACACCCTGATCGGCGCCATGGCACTGTTCCCGCTGCCCGGCCTGATCCTGTTCCGTGACACCGGCCCGCTGCCGGGCAAGTATCTGGCCACCACCTTCTGGAAGGCCGGCGACCGGCTCATGCTGGACCCGGAGGGTGGCCCGATCAAGGCCTCCGACATGGTCCTCGGCTCGGTCGCCCACGTGCTCCCCGAAGGCATCGAGGAGTCCGAGCACCCGCTGAACGAGAAGGCCAAGGCGGCGGTTCTCCTGATCCGTCTGGAAGAGGACCTGCTGGCGCCGGAGTCGCTCCCGGGTGCGCACGGCGGGATCGTGGCCTACTCGAAGATCTGCACCCATATGGGTTGTCCTGTGGCCCTGTACGAGCAGCGCACGCATCACCTGCTTTGCCCGTGCCACCAGTCAACTTTCGACCTCACGCAGAACTGCAAGGTCATCTTCGGACCGGCCAAGCGCGCCCTTCCCCAGCTCGCGATCACGGTGGATGACGAGGGATACTTGGTCGCCGCGGCACCCTTCAGCGAGCCGACCGGCCCGAGCTACTGGGAGCGCTCATGA
- a CDS encoding Ig-like domain-containing protein: MVVAVAMATMIALAGCQSGDSGASGSGGSGESETKAAAAPAEITITPDDGNKKVKTAKKVKVSVAQGTISEVNVATATGKKLKGTLSEDKTEWTSKTALKAAMGYTVAVTAANADGVDAEKTSSFSTLVPNGQVTAYVVPGNGWKVGVGMPVVVELSKSVSQSKRDGVVDALKVDTGDDKVEGAWQWMSATQVWWRPKDYWEPGTDVKVTADLTGVEVQDGVWGKKQKAKSAFTIGDAMISTVDVSGHTMTVRKNGKVLRTIPVTTGKADMATRNGIKVVMSRETSHRMRSSTIGIDEDDPDGYDLVAKYAMRLTYSGEFIHAAPWSSSSQGSANVSHGCTGMTTAAAKWLFDRSKVGDVVIYKNSDRKLEWGNGYTVWNESYSDWKA, translated from the coding sequence ATGGTGGTCGCGGTAGCGATGGCGACCATGATCGCCCTGGCAGGATGCCAGTCGGGCGATTCCGGGGCCTCCGGTTCAGGCGGTTCGGGTGAGTCCGAAACCAAGGCCGCGGCCGCACCGGCGGAAATCACGATCACGCCGGACGACGGCAACAAGAAGGTCAAGACCGCGAAGAAGGTCAAGGTCTCGGTCGCCCAGGGCACCATTTCCGAGGTCAACGTCGCCACGGCTACCGGCAAGAAGCTCAAGGGAACGCTAAGCGAAGACAAGACGGAGTGGACCAGCAAGACCGCTCTGAAGGCGGCCATGGGCTACACGGTCGCCGTCACCGCGGCGAACGCCGACGGGGTCGACGCGGAGAAGACCTCGTCGTTCTCCACGCTGGTCCCGAACGGTCAGGTCACGGCCTACGTGGTGCCGGGCAACGGCTGGAAGGTCGGCGTCGGAATGCCGGTCGTCGTCGAGCTGTCCAAGTCGGTGAGCCAGAGCAAGCGCGACGGTGTGGTGGACGCGCTGAAGGTTGACACCGGGGACGACAAGGTCGAGGGCGCCTGGCAGTGGATGAGCGCCACGCAGGTCTGGTGGCGCCCGAAGGACTACTGGGAGCCCGGTACCGACGTGAAGGTCACGGCCGACCTGACCGGTGTCGAGGTGCAGGACGGCGTCTGGGGCAAGAAGCAGAAGGCCAAGTCCGCGTTCACCATCGGCGATGCGATGATCAGCACCGTCGACGTGTCCGGTCACACGATGACCGTGCGCAAGAACGGCAAGGTCCTCCGCACCATCCCGGTCACCACCGGCAAGGCTGACATGGCTACTCGCAACGGCATCAAGGTCGTCATGAGCCGGGAGACCTCGCACCGCATGCGGTCGTCCACGATCGGTATCGACGAGGACGACCCGGACGGCTACGACCTGGTCGCGAAGTACGCCATGCGTCTCACCTACAGCGGCGAGTTCATCCACGCCGCCCCGTGGTCGAGCAGCTCCCAGGGCAGCGCGAACGTCAGTCACGGTTGCACCGGTATGACCACGGCCGCGGCCAAGTGGCTCTTCGACCGCTCCAAGGTCGGCGACGTGGTGATCTACAAGAACAGCGACCGCAAGCTCGAGTGGGGCAACGGCTACACCGTCTGGAACGAGTCGTACTCGGACTGGAAGGCCTGA
- a CDS encoding cytochrome c — protein sequence MSALAARRRHPLATALIVLLGLLVTGVGYAAVMPSTADASTSTASADDIEQGKKLFLANCSTCHGIDAEGRNQAPSLIGVGAASVDFQVGTGRMPLAMSGPQAQKAPVRLSDEQTAQLSAYVASLGAGPSIPSDDVLDPEAGDASKGAMIFRTNCAMCHNAAGAGGALTRGKFAPNLDEVSYKHIYEAMVTGPQSMPVFPDTTISPDEKTDVIAYLATIRETPNPGGMALGKLGPVSEGLVAWIVGLTLLIGFAVWLGAKSS from the coding sequence GTGAGCGCACTCGCTGCCCGGCGGCGGCACCCGTTGGCCACAGCACTGATCGTGCTGCTCGGTCTACTCGTGACGGGCGTGGGCTATGCCGCCGTCATGCCCAGCACGGCGGATGCGTCGACCAGCACGGCCTCTGCCGACGACATCGAGCAGGGCAAGAAGCTCTTCCTGGCCAACTGCTCGACCTGCCACGGCATCGACGCGGAAGGCCGTAACCAGGCTCCCTCGCTGATCGGTGTCGGCGCGGCCTCCGTCGACTTCCAGGTCGGCACCGGCCGGATGCCGCTCGCCATGAGCGGCCCGCAGGCCCAGAAGGCCCCGGTGCGCCTCTCCGACGAGCAGACCGCCCAGCTGTCGGCCTACGTCGCCAGCCTCGGGGCCGGTCCCTCCATCCCGTCCGACGACGTGCTCGACCCCGAAGCGGGCGACGCGTCCAAGGGCGCCATGATCTTCCGCACCAACTGCGCCATGTGCCACAACGCGGCCGGCGCTGGTGGCGCGCTGACCCGGGGCAAGTTCGCCCCGAACCTCGATGAGGTCAGTTACAAGCACATCTACGAGGCCATGGTCACCGGCCCGCAGTCCATGCCGGTCTTCCCGGACACGACCATCAGCCCCGACGAGAAGACGGACGTCATCGCGTACCTGGCGACGATCCGTGAGACGCCGAACCCCGGCGGCATGGCTCTCGGAAAGCTTGGCCCGGTGTCCGAGGGCCTCGTCGCCTGGATCGTCGGCCTGACACTGCTGATCGGTTTCGCGGTCTGGCTGGGGGCGAAGTCCTCGTGA
- a CDS encoding heme-copper oxidase subunit III, which yields MVQVGTIVWLSSELMFFAGLFAMYFTIRAVQPDLWATEPLKLNIPFSTANTINLVLSSVWCQMGVFAAERFQPRALGTWWAPWTREHGFRNWGMQEWYLLTYVAGAIFICGQVYEYAELISEGLTLSSSGYGSVFYLTTGFHGLHVTGGLIAFLLIIGRSFAAKRFGHAEATSAIVTSYYWHFVDVVWIGLFFVIYVIK from the coding sequence ATGGTTCAGGTCGGCACGATCGTTTGGCTCTCCAGTGAGCTGATGTTCTTCGCGGGTCTCTTCGCGATGTACTTCACGATCCGTGCCGTCCAGCCCGACCTGTGGGCGACAGAGCCGCTCAAGCTCAATATCCCGTTCTCGACGGCCAACACGATCAACCTGGTACTGAGTTCCGTGTGGTGCCAGATGGGTGTGTTCGCCGCCGAGCGCTTCCAGCCGCGTGCCCTGGGCACCTGGTGGGCTCCCTGGACGCGGGAGCACGGCTTCCGTAACTGGGGCATGCAGGAGTGGTACCTGCTGACCTATGTCGCGGGCGCCATCTTCATCTGCGGCCAGGTCTACGAGTACGCGGAACTGATCAGCGAGGGTCTGACCCTCAGTAGCTCTGGCTATGGCTCTGTCTTCTACCTGACGACCGGCTTCCATGGCCTCCACGTCACCGGTGGGCTCATCGCCTTCCTCTTGATCATCGGCCGCAGTTTCGCGGCCAAACGATTCGGCCACGCCGAGGCCACCAGCGCCATCGTCACGTCGTACTACTGGCACTTCGTCGACGTGGTCTGGATCGGTCTCTTCTTCGTCATCTACGTCATCAAGTGA
- the trpD gene encoding anthranilate phosphoribosyltransferase — MSSPAIATPSWPLLITTLISGQDLSRPDTEWAMEQVMTDRSNPVQLAAFLVALRAKGETVQELGGLVDVMLRHAVRIEIPGPAVDIVGTGGDMHKTVNISTMSAIVAAGTGIQVIKHGNRAASSSSGAADVLESLGLRLDLPNDRIVQVAQEVGITFLFAMKFHPALRFAGPTRAELKVPTAFNFLGPLTNPAQPGVSAIGCANLRMAPIMAGVLAERGDRALVFRGEDGLDELSTTGPSRVWQVSQGSVTESLFDPADLGLARATLDDLRGGDPQHNAQVVRDLLAGKTGPVRDAVLLNAGAALAASGPADSDLTKQISEGVQKAAESIDSGAAAAVLERWVAATNA, encoded by the coding sequence TTGTCGTCCCCCGCCATCGCCACCCCGTCGTGGCCCCTGCTCATCACCACGCTGATCTCCGGGCAGGACCTGTCCCGGCCGGACACCGAGTGGGCGATGGAACAGGTCATGACCGACCGTTCCAACCCGGTGCAGCTGGCTGCCTTCCTGGTCGCGCTGCGGGCCAAGGGCGAGACGGTGCAGGAGCTGGGCGGGCTGGTCGACGTGATGCTGCGTCACGCCGTCCGGATCGAGATCCCCGGCCCGGCGGTCGACATCGTCGGCACCGGCGGCGACATGCACAAGACCGTGAACATCTCGACCATGTCGGCGATCGTCGCGGCGGGTACCGGCATCCAGGTGATCAAGCACGGTAACCGCGCCGCGTCCTCGTCCTCGGGCGCCGCCGATGTGCTGGAGTCCCTCGGACTGCGTCTCGACCTGCCCAACGACCGGATCGTCCAGGTCGCGCAGGAGGTCGGCATCACCTTCCTGTTCGCGATGAAGTTTCACCCGGCACTGCGTTTCGCCGGCCCGACCCGGGCCGAGCTGAAGGTGCCGACCGCGTTCAACTTCCTCGGGCCCCTCACCAACCCCGCACAGCCCGGCGTCTCGGCGATCGGCTGCGCGAACCTGCGGATGGCCCCGATCATGGCCGGGGTGCTGGCCGAGCGGGGCGACCGCGCCCTGGTCTTCCGTGGGGAGGACGGCCTGGACGAACTGTCCACCACCGGTCCTTCACGGGTGTGGCAGGTGAGCCAGGGGTCCGTCACCGAGTCCTTGTTCGACCCGGCCGACCTGGGTCTGGCCCGCGCCACCCTCGACGACCTGCGTGGCGGCGACCCGCAGCACAATGCCCAGGTGGTACGTGACCTGCTGGCCGGCAAGACCGGTCCGGTGCGTGACGCGGTCCTCCTCAACGCCGGCGCGGCTCTGGCGGCCTCTGGGCCCGCTGACAGTGATCTGACCAAGCAGATCAGCGAGGGCGTGCAGAAGGCCGCCGAGTCGATCGACAGCGGCGCCGCAGCGGCGGTTCTGGAGCGCTGGGTGGCGGCCACCAACGCCTGA